AGGTCATGAGTTCGGAGACGTCCTTAAGTTCGACTAGGAACGTGCTCGCCCCCTGGAGAATGAAATCTTCGGCGCCAAGGCGCGTGAAGATGCGGTCGACCGGCGTGAGCGTGCAGCTGTCGGCTAGAGTTTCGCACAGACAGTTGGAGAGACACATCAGGAAAAAGAACCGAAAAAACCAAAAGCACGGGAGGGGCAACAcggcggaaacagagaagagagaagggagaaagaacagagtGGCATCACACAtcgaaaggggagacagaagagaaaaaagaccgAGGAACCAAAGGAGGGGGGACTcagcgagaaagacgtcCCTGTGGAGAGTCGGCCAGAGATGGTAAACGTTCAAGGttctttgtgtgtctctctggtcgTGTTGCatttcccttccttcgcgacgctctctcgctctcagttcccttctcgttcgagtccccgtcgcctcttcAAAAAGTGTGTTCCAGCGTGTCTCACAactctccttttttttctcccctcgcgcCCCGAAAACCTGGAAGCGTCTCCAGCTCCACTCGACCAGCCCGCAgagtttctctgtgtgcggcTTCGcccccgctcttctctctttcccgcctccCTTGTCACTTTCGTCCGTAGAGTTCCTTGCAtctttcgcttccgcctctcacCTGGGACGAAACACCCGATCTGGGCCATGACAACGCACAGCGCAGCCTGTCTGAGAAGTGTGCTTTTGCCGCCCATGTTTGGCCCCGTCAGCAGAAGAGTACGTTTCTCTTGGTGAGGTCCGCAGTTCAAATAAACGTCGTTAGGCACAAAGTTGTCCATGAGCGTCTCTGCCACAGGATGCCTGCGATTCCAGAAACGCAGGCGCTAGACACGTAGATTGAAGGTGTTTGAATTGAGTTTCAGGAACCATTAATGGAGTAGGTTTGCCTCTTTATGAAGGCGCCCAAATCACACGCATCCACAGATCCGCATCTCcacttctctgtctccctttcgcgCGGCGGGCGGGCGGGCCGAAACTCACGCGACACGCTGGAaacaagaaaacgaagacgtgCACGCAGGCAGACCCCGAAGAGATTCCCCCTGCCCCGCTCGTCGTAGACCCGCGACTCGACACTAGTGGATTCGCAAAAAAAATCGCGACTGAAAACACGCCGAGGCTAAGGCCAAATCGACATTACAAGTGAGACGGAGACAACGCCCCTGTCGCGGCCGTTTCAAGCGCCGCACCGCGAGGTTTCCCAGAGCGGAGATCGCTCGACACCGAGCCTCCCTCCTTTGAGCTTTCCGCTCTCaaggcgaacgcgaggacTTGATTGCGGTGGGGCGCTCCCTAACGCTCCACGATAAATGCGCTTTGAACGGGAAATTTGAAAGAAAAAATACGAATAAGACAACACGGTTTCTCCCTTCCACTCTCGCCAGAGAAacacggcgaggcagggaaagCCCCCGCGGATTCGGATACCTGCAAGAGACGCACACATCGTCCAGCCACCCACCCACACATATACAAACACACATCTACAAACATAtaacatataaatatatatatatatatatacatgtagtTTATGTGCATTGACAAGCATGTCTATGTATGCGAATATCAAAGCGTGCATAGGGGCCTCCTTCGATGAATCCATGAAGTGCCTGCCACCcgggcgcgagagacgtgTTGTCCCAATTCGGTTCTTCAGTTTCCGGCCTACCTGCAGTTCGTCAACGCGAGGATGGGCGGCTCGTCGTCGCGCGCTTCAAGGATAGTCGGTCTGCACATTTGCCCATTGTGACCTGAACCagtggaaacgaaaaagaaagagactctgatgcgcctgctgctggccttctctctccacatgcatcacacgcctctctccccggGATTGAGACTCGCCACCCTCTTCGGTCGCTCCAAAGTTTATCCAGGAATGGCGACAGACTTGTGTCTAGTAAGCTACATTTttgcgccgcgtctctcgataGGAAGACCGGCAGCGCGTCTGCCGCCCATTCCGGCACGCAGAGAAGATTCACACAGGAAAAAGCATGCAGCCAGGAATCGCCGGATCAGCGCAGGACTGGAGTCTCCACGAGGACGCAGGTCGCGACCGGGTGACGCCCGTGGGCTCCGCACGAATTAGattcgcttcgctctcgcttgCTCTGTGGTAAGTTGACATGACAAAGACCGGGCCCCAAAAGAAGcgccgcgctcctcgcgcgcgtctcagCGAAATCGATCCCGAGTGATGGCCCATTTCTCTGAAAAAGACTCGAAACGAGCGAAGCGTCACCTGGATGGTGTGCCACGACGGAGGCAAGAGATTGCAAACAATCGAGCTCCGCAGCGGCTTGGATAGCCCGGCCGAATGTGTGCGTGAAATGGGCGTAGAAGGCGTTAAAGAGAATCGAGAAAAACGGGTAAAAcgcgtctttctgtttctgttcgAGATCTGGAGAcaaacggaaagagacagcgacggcaAGGCAAGGTCACACAGGTTCTCGTGTAAGGGCATGCAGACTCGAGCGGAAAACGCCTGAGCACACCTTGGGGACTAGACATCCCCGGAAAAAGGTCGACAAAATCTGCTTGCGTGCAGGGGTGAAAGGAGAGTCACAAACacgagaggagcgcgagaggggggagagttggacacggaagacgagagagacacttgcGGCGAATCCGTGACGAGGCGCAAAGGAGAGCTCAGCAGAGACTCTCGAGAAGCGTACCTTCGAGCTCGGCCACCAAGTCGCATATCTCGGGTGTGCGAAAGCTGCAAACAcccagagaaagagactcCAGGGTCAGCCAGTGAAAACGGGGGGCTCGcgcgccgcatgcatcgagagaaaggcaacacTCGACACACAAAAGAAATGATATGTCGCTTACAGGACGCCTCCGCTGTGAAGCCAAAACAGCGACCCCTTCGCGGACGCTGAGCAAGTCGCCATCAATGCAGACGAAGCGTCTGCCTGTTCATTCACGTCGCTGCATCGACACTTGCACGAATCGAGAGCGTGCCGACCTTGCAGATACACAGATGTCTACCTCTATGTCTCTTTATATGTATGACGCACATATATCAATAGGTCGGCCATACTAGGACTatgcagatatacatatatatatatatatatatggctgTGGTGAAGGAGTGCGATGTTGACATTCCAGATGCGTTGCATGTCGTGGGTCAGCAGGCTGTGTCTCTAGCGTCGCGGGCCTTGCTCCTCTTTGTTCTTTCCAGTCTGTCTCGTTCGCCTGTCCGTTAGCTTGCGCAGACTCCGCTCCTAGGTTTTCATCTCCTATGTTTCCACAgtctgcgtgtgtctgcgGGCGACTGGGAATCCACGTCTTGTCGATGTTTTCCTCACGACACTCACCGGAAGAAGCCTTTTCGGGAGGAAGTGATGTCGCACTGGTGGGTCCGCAGCAGTTCCTTGGAGACGGTGTCTGGACACTCGACTTCGTATCTAAAAATGCAGAGAAATCaaggagcagagaaagagcatTCCAGGCAAAAACGAGGGGTCATGCCCCCACATGGACTGTACGCTTTTAGCTGTCTTcagcagtccagtggggtggTGTACAGCAGTCAAAAcgaacttggttgtctgtgtctcgtaATGGAGTCATATGCAGTCTGCTCGGGTTGCCGGGAAAATCGCTCGGCATGCGCAAAGGCGGCTTACTTGAATTTCGAGTGGACGAAAACGAGGTTGCGCATCTTCCACGAACTCTTCAAATCGTCAAGGACGCgctccagctgtctctgAACGCCCTGCATTTCCTTCTCAGTGTCATCGTATGCAGCGAGAACGCCCTGTAATCCCACACATAGCACGACGCAAGgagcaaaaagaagaacgtGCACGCCCCTCCGCTTAGAAAAACACAAACACAGAAGTGAAAGAGGCGAGcaagaaagaacgagaaccCGCGCGTAgcgcaagacagagacatggaggcagcgagaaagcaaagagaaagagcagagacgaggagagtcCACTCggtgtctcgcgcgctcgcggGGGACTGCTTGCATCTCcgcgcctcgcagcctcACGCGTGTTCTTGCTATACTGGGCGTTGCCTGTGCctttgtgtctgtgtgtttttcttttggTCTTCTGCTGATACGCAGGTTTGCCGGCGCGAGttgtttccgtctctcgctccgtgGCCGAGCGGATGCGAACTCTCACCTTGGCAGGGATTCTGTTCCCGTCTGGATCCGTCACGACTTTGCTCTTGAGACTCGCCACCAACTCACCCAGGGGCGGGAAGCCGCCTCCGCTGGCGCGATCTGCGCACAGCTCGACCAGCCGCTCGCAtctttctgttccttcgttttcctcgggCTCCTCGGCTCCGCAGGCGTCGGCCAGGTGCCGACAGAGGGTCTGCGCGAGCGCTTCGACGTTGAGGAACGCgtcgagaagggcgaagaagtCGGCGAGGAGTTTCTGGTGAAACTGGTCAAAGTAGACGGCCTTGCGCTCGCCCTGGAGCCCCTGCGCGCAGATTTTCGCCGAGAGCCGCTCGATGTCCGGACacgcctgcagcgccttccGAATGCTCGCCACGCTCTCGGGGCGGTTCAGCAGCCACGCGACGGCGTCCAGTCGTCGCTTTAGCTCACGCGGGTTCTGGAGCGGAGCGACGACCCAGCGCCGGAGCAGGCGATGGCCGAACGCGGTGACGGTGCGATCGAGGTAGCCGAGCAGcgacttcttcgcgtctccgtcctgcGTCTGAAGGATCTCGAGCTGCCGCAGCGCGTTTGCGTCCATGACTAGCACCGAGGCGTCGCGCGGCCGAAAACGCTCAAAGCGGCAAATCGACAGCACCGACCCGTCCAGACGACAGGCTCGGAGATACGCACACAAACCCCCCACTGCACAATGCAACGAAGACCACTTCTCGCACAGCCTTCGACACAGCTCCAGAGACtccaaagaagacgaggactcTGCtggcgcagaggaagcgtTTGCGGGGGATgcgagagcctcgaggcGGGCCCCGATGTACCGGTCGAACTCGGAGTGGGACGCGAGTAAGTCCGGAAACGCCGGCATGGGGGAGAGCTGGGGCGCAGACGGAAGGTATTTGAGCAGTTTGAGCACCGACGCGGGGATGTTCGACGGCGCGTACACCACCTCGACTGGCAGCGTTTgcgcgaggaggaggcgcagagaaggccacGCGCCGGCGGGGTCGTCTGAGAGTCGCACGAGCGCCACGCGGCAAGTCGAGACGTCGACCAGACACGCCGCGAACCCCGGCCGCAAcgcgcgccgcgtctccggacTCGCACCGCGTCGgcccttctcggcctcttccgccgcgccACGCGCTTCGTCCTGACCGCTGCTTGCATCCATGCTTTCCCCGGCTCCTCCACCGTCGGCAGTCTCTGAACTTTCCGCCCGCGCCTCCCGTCCACCCCCGTTGCCGcccgcgtcctcgtcctcgtcttcttcgtctccaaaGTAGAGAACGAGGAGGTACCTGGCCTCGTTGCCGAGCATGTCGGCGTGGCGGACAGTGCCTGCGGAGTAAACTTCGCAGACTTCACGGCGCACGGCTTTGTCTTTGGCGCCTGTCCCGGCTTGGCTGTTGCGCTTCTCGAGCTCCTTCGGAGTCTCCATTTGCTCGACGACGACGACCTTGTAGCCCGCCTGGACGAGTTGGCGAGCCTGGAAATGCAAATTCTGCTCGGGGAACCCGCAGTGGGGCTTggcgtcggcgccgccgccgcccaTCCACTTGAGGTCCAGAATGCGGTGCGCGGCGCACGCGTCGCCGTAGACGAGCTCGTAGAACTTGCCGATTTTGAACAGAATCAACTTGTCAAAGTGGTGCTTCTTGATCTCCCAGTACTGCGCCATCCCCGGCGTCAGGTGCGGCCGAgcgtgcgcgcgcgcaaGTTGCGAGTCGGGCGCGGGAATccagagcgaggagaagtcGTAGTCCTCGCCGCAGTCGACGGCGCGCCGGCCAGCGAGGTCGCGCATGTGCGCAGGATCCGCCCACGGCGGGAAGCTAAACTGGCGGTGGTAGGTGTAGAAGTCGTCCACGTAGTGCCGAAAAAAATGGCAATTCTGAGCCGCAGCAGAGGCAAGAAGCCGCCTCCGGAGCTCGGCGTCGTCCACGGCGTCGCGGGCCTTTCTAGCGGCGGCAGACGAAGCAGCTCCGGCCGACGGTTTCGAGGCcgggggagacgagacaggcgacgccgcaggcTGGCGAGAGGGCGCGTAGGGCTTGGGAGGCGACGCTGACGCGGGAGCCGCCTCGGAACCCGAGTAAACGAGATCCTTCAGCTTCGCTCGCGATGGCGAAGACACCGACGCCGATGTCGGCCGACACTGGCGCGACGCACTCTCGCcactcttccctttcttcggcgcaggcctcttcttcttcctcacttcatcttcctcttcttcctcttcttcctcttcttcctcttcctcctcttcttcctcttcctcctcttcctcttcgtcgtcacTGTCTTCactttcctcctcgctttcgtcttcgtaACTGTCATCGCTGAACGCGGACGCCTCggattcttcttcctcttcgtcctcttcctcgtcttcttctttcacGCTCCCGCGTTTCTTGTCTGGCTTTTGgcccgtcttctcggccttttcctgctcggcctgtcgcttccttcgcacCGAGGGCGGCGTCTCCATTTTCTCCTCGTCATCGCTCAGACGCATCCCCCGGCGGAGTCTCTTGCGCGTCCTGACGTCGTCGCTGTGACAGAGGCCCAGCCGAGTGGAGACATGGCGAAACCAAAtgaaagaagcagagacacgcgcgcggGTGCGCAAAAAATCTGAAACAACACTGTGTGGGGCGCGAAGAACAagaaccccccccccccccccgcctcGCTGAGGCCTCTGAGCTCTGCACGGCGCCTCGCATGACAGGAGGCGGCTCCACACgcagacgggaaaaaaaagTCTATGCAGCCCTCAACGGAAAGCGGCGTGCGCAGGCAACGCAGTCGCCCGCACTCAtccacagaaaagaaacaaaccCCACCATTGTGGAGGTCAGAAATGCACACGATCGAGCCACCAGACGCCCCAAAAGAAACTGAAACGCACCTGCCAGGGTCCTCCCGGTCGCTGCCGCTCgcacgcgcgcctccggTGTCTCGCTCAGGAgcctgaaaaaagaaaacgaccgccacagacgaaaagaaaaagacatcGAAAGAATCGACACACGACTGGCTGGACGAAAGCAGTCCCAGAAACAACCGGTGCACGCTGACAGAGCAACAGAGCACGGCCCACTCCTCTGTTCCCCAAGGCGCATCCACACGAAAGACGCGTACACATGGAACCCCACAGAATGCACAAACACAAAAAGTTGCAGACACATGTGTAAACATATTTAGGCATCCAAacaaatacacatatacatatatatatatatatatatatatatatatgcatatatgtacgtgTGTCGCGCTTCGCTACACCTATCTTTCTACCTGTCTAGCGATGTGTATCTAGAATTTCgatctgtatgtatatatatatatatatatatgcgtacgTATATCTAGACTTTTATCTAAATTCAAAGGTATTTATATCTACTGTATGCACGAGCGGTAGCGCACACAAGCAGAAATGGCCACAGAAGCGCCGGAGCGCATCTGAGCGATCGCGGAACTCCCCCCGAGACGCAGAGTCTTGCTCCACACACATCTTGGTGTGTCGCGGCACACTCGCCCTCTCAAACGCATGTGAAAaatgtgtctctctgcatgccaACGTCATCCGCGGATCGCCTTATACACCGAAACGACAGGACAGACATATttgatacatatatatatatatatattatacgCAGTGCAATAATGTATGTAagtatgtatgcatgtatgtatgtatgtatgcgcCCATGTGATGTGGACGGTGCGTGAGCATCTGTgcctttgcatgcagtgaaTTTGGAAGTGTCTGCGCTTCTTGTCTCCTGTGAATCTgagttttctcctttcttgaCGCCTCATGCGTCTGACGCGACTCACTCGCtggcgtttcttctcgccgtcttctgcgttCTCGACTTTCGTTTCGTGTCCATTCTCTGCCTGCTGGGAGGCGCCCTTTCGCTCTGGCGAGGCTGCCGCTccagtctcgcctcgcgtctgcgcctcgccttcgccgtcttggCGCTTGCAGATGCCTTCGCTGAAGCGTCTTGGATTCTTCTTCGGTGTCCCTGCGCCTTGTTGCGCAGCACACGAAGCCGAGGCCGCATCCACATTGGGCGGAatgtcttccttctccttcgccgacgccgaggcgcgtctccgtgcgGCGTTGCAGGCAGGagccgaggcagctgcggGCGGCTgccgggagaagaaagagagaatcgACGCTTGTTTCTgcaagaaaaacaaaaaagagGAACCATCCAGAGCCGTGCACACGCGGGAATGTGAAACAACTCGCCCGCGAGAAACTCACACGACTTTGATGTGGAGCCTGCTGTCGCTCTTGCTCCGGATGCGCAGGAGATACAAAAGGGACGTTCCTAACTGGTGAAACACGATGTCGCCAAAGAGACTCGACTTTACAGCCTTTCAAAAATGGACGTatgcagagaaacgcacgcatcgtcagagagagagaaagacataTAAAGACctacaaatacatatataaatacatacacatatatacatatatatgtatatatatacatattcatGGATAGAGCTCAGAGCTGGGAGCACGGCGCGATGGCCAGACAACAGATGCACGTCCACACAACCGTCTTTGACGCCCAGGAGTACAGCCCCAGAGCAGGATCaaaggcgaggccgcggtAACCCACTTTAACCagtgtatatttatatatgaGTAAGAAAAGATGGACGCGGACACCCCAAGCCTCAAGGAAAGATGAAGCCGCAGTATTCGGTGGCTGATGAAGGgctgtgtgtttttctctggctgCCGTCGTTCCGCTGTGAATGGTCAgcaaagaaagaaacaacCGCCCGCTGTCCTTCGCAACCTCCCTCGCAGGGCGCACAGCTCTCCTGCCTTGCACTTCGACTTCTTTTTCCCAGAATCGTTGCAGGTCTCGTCCTACCTTCCCAGCAGTCTCGTAGACAGCCCCGCCAGAACGGCGAGCGCCGCCCggccgagaggaggcgggcgCAGCTTTTGTCAGTTGAGGCGACATTTTGAGAATCTCTCGGGGGGtagagaaaaggaagaaagacgacagAACGAAGACTTGTGGAAAGGTCCGAGACACCCGGGAATCCTCGCCGAGGGCGGAACGTTAAgcggcagagcgcgagaaagagagaaggccgggCTGGGTCCCGGCGAGAGACGTTTCTTGCGACGTCAGCCCGCACGAAGGCTTCCAGGTGGGTGTCTAGGAAATCCGGACGAAACACGAGACGGATTTCtcggaaaacggaagaaagcgcgagagaagacgaaggcgagagagaagacaggagaacaaagagagagagacagaagctaaagagcgaggagaaagaggaaggacatCAAACCCCGCAAGCACGTCCTAGGCCTCGGacgcttcgtctccactCAAATCCCTCAGGATGCCGAGAAGGAACTAAAGCGACGctgggaaggaaacgctggAGACTGCTAGCGTCTCGAAAGCGCTCAAGTCAAGAGGCAAACGAAAATCGGAGACTCTGTcgtggaagaaggaagaggaccACGAGGAGGAACCACACAGGGAggcaaaacggagagacggccTTCCCTGCAGATCGGGCGCTCGACCTGTTGCCAGAATTTCCTGGCGGTATTCTGACctcgtttcgccttctcctttgtctcgAACGATCAAGTGCGCGGCGTCGTGCTCCTCTCTGCGATCGGCAGGCATCCTTCTCGGGCTTTCGCCCCTCTCGGCTagctctcgtctccccgtcGAACCGACGTCCTCTCCACAGACTcgtcacacacacacacacacgcagacaAACGCGCAAACACACGCGCAGAGCGTTCCCGAGAAGGCAAGGCGATCCTTCACAGACAGTAGCTGGCGAGAGCAGAAaatgcgagaaaaagaagagacgaagcgcatgcacgggtATCCTTGAAACGCTCCCGATCTCTTGGGAGTGTCGCCGCACGCGGCGGAGTGAAAACGAAGCGccaaaagggagaaaaggaagcagagaggaaaggaggagacgagggagagaagggaaaggacgGAGGGAATtgggacagaaaaaaggaacagagacgAGCACACGCGACAAGACCCGAGCAGGAAACGTCACAGCGGTGGACGAGACTGGGCACAACCCCCCGCGGAAAGGCATGTGCAAAACACCCCCCTTTCACaaacagcgaggagaggtAAAAAAAAGTaacggcgtctctctcccgggaAGGTTCTGTCTTCTTTGAATGGCGGATCTTTCTCTTTTACTCGAGACTCTCCAACACCCGCAATCCCCCCTTCCAAATTttgtggagacagagacagagaacgcgagcgagaaaccgggagagacgcgagagagaaagcgggagagaaactgagagaaaaagcgggagagacagccagaCCGAGAGCAAAATAATGGAATTGCCTCCGTTTTGTGAAATGATGAATTCgggttctttttctttctcaggGTGCCGCGTATTCTTCTCGCTGACATGCCTACGCTTGGcgtggctgtctccgcacaCGTGCACACACACTGCGCCGTAATCTCCCTCACTTTCCTCATTCCCTGTTGGccatctcttcctctttctctcttccccgttcactcgttttctccctcgcagTTTCAACTGGGTGCAAACAAACGCGACAGCATTTATGTGCTCTAAGGAGTGCGTGTAAATATATTGGCAGCCTTTTACACAAACACCGCAGCTGTTTCACATGCTCAGCAGACGCGTgtatagacatatatatgtatatagcTGCAGCTTTTTTCACTCTGCATATCTGTACTACACCAAGCCCCAAACACTATTGGCGTGTGTACCCTCATCTACGATACAATAAGCTTCACTATATCAACACATATGCATTAATTTTTTGGTAGTCGCTTGTGTTTGTGCACGCTTCTCCACGAACACGCATGGTGGCTTTCAcgctctctctatctatTGAGACTTTCCCAATCGGAACAGTGGTACCTCATTTTCCACGCAAGTTAATCCGTGTAGGCAGCCGTGCATGAAGCACTGTGCAGTACTTACGATGCATAGTCGTAGATCGATCCACGGTTCCTGCGGCAATTCTTCACAGACGACGAAatgagaggaagacgctTGCGTCCCAGAACAGACGTGACAGTTTCTCTCCATTTGTCGTAGTGCGACGGCTGAGGAACGTGTACAAGCACGGTTTTCTTGTGACCGTGCACCCTTTTTGCTGATCCTAGATCGGCGTCAGGAAACACACCAATCGGTCAAAAGCTCTAGAGGGCTACTGGACGCGTTGCGCCTGCGTAGCTATCTTTGTAGGGTTTTCGGAAGACTGCGGTCTTGgttttgttctctttccagcAGGCGATCCACCAGGAGAACTTGTACGGGTAACGCAGGCGTTGCGCTCGACGACTGCACGATGCACGGCCTGTCGCACAAATTCCCTTCGTTGTAATATCTCTTGGCTCCACCAGCCATCCAGGCACTGGCCGCGAAAGGCGTCGAAAACGAGAGTTCCCGCATTTCCGAGTAACACTTTGCATTCTCCTACCAGAGCCTGCAGGCCGGTTTCCTGGCAAACGCTCTGAGAAGACCCATTCAAGCGGATCCGctcgacagaaaaaaaggccgATCCTTCTTGCCGCGCTGCGTGATTGTCGACTTCTCCACACATACCCTAGACGCGCACAATCGAGTGTTGAATAGCAATCGTCGGTTTCCTCCGATTCATTACTCGAGAATAACAAAGAGGGCGCAGCAtccctcgcgcgtcttcggtCCTACCAATGAAGAAGCGTGTTCTCGTTTGCGCCTCGCTGACGCTACGAACGGAGAACGACGTTTCGCAAGTGGTTTGG
The sequence above is a segment of the Neospora caninum Liverpool complete genome, chromosome IX genome. Coding sequences within it:
- a CDS encoding DNA mismatch repair protein mutS, related, encoding MSPQLTKAAPASSRPGGARRSGGAVYETAGKKQASILSFFSRQPPAAASAPACNAARRRASASAKEKEDIPPNVDAASASCAAQQGAGTPKKNPRRFSEGICKRQDGEGEAQTRGETGAAASPERKGASQQAENGHETKVENAEDGEKKRQRAPERDTGGARASGSDREDPGSDDVRTRKRLRRGMRLSDDEEKMETPPSVRRKRQAEQEKAEKTGQKPDKKRGSVKEEDEEEDEEEEESEASAFSDDSYEDESEEESEDSDDEEEEEEEEEEEEEEEEEEEEEEEDEVRKKKRPAPKKGKSGESASRQCRPTSASVSSPSRAKLKDLVYSGSEAAPASASPPKPYAPSRQPAASPVSSPPASKPSAGAASSAAARKARDAVDDAELRRRLLASAAAQNCHFFRHYVDDFYTYHRQFSFPPWADPAHMRDLAGRRAVDCGEDYDFSSLWIPAPDSQLARAHARPHLTPGMAQYWEIKKHHFDKLILFKIGKFYELVYGDACAAHRILDLKWMGGGGADAKPHCGFPEQNLHFQARQLVQAGYKVVVVEQMETPKELEKRNSQAGTGAKDKAVRREVCEVYSAGTVRHADMLGNEARYLLVLYFGDEEDEDEDAGGNGGGREARAESSETADGGGAGESMDASSGQDEARGAAEEAEKGRRGASPETRRALRPGFAACLVDVSTCRVALVRLSDDPAGAWPSLRLLLAQTLPVEVVYAPSNIPASVLKLLKYLPSAPQLSPMPAFPDLLASHSEFDRYIGARLEALASPANASSAPAESSSSLESLELCRRLCEKWSSLHCAVGGLCAYLRACRLDGSVLSICRFERFRPRDASVLVMDANALRQLEILQTQDGDAKKSLLGYLDRTVTAFGHRLLRRWVVAPLQNPRELKRRLDAVAWLLNRPESVASIRKALQACPDIERLSAKICAQGLQGERKAVYFDQFHQKLLADFFALLDAFLNVEALAQTLCRHLADACGAEEPEENEGTERCERLVELCADRASGGGFPPLGELVASLKSKVVTDPDGNRIPAKGVLAAYDDTEKEMQGVQRQLERVLDDLKSSWKMRNLVFVHSKFKYEVECPDTVSKELLRTHQCDITSSRKGFFRFRTPEICDLVAELEDLEQKQKDAFYPFFSILFNAFYAHFTHTFGRAIQAAAELDCLQSLASVVAHHPGHNGQMCRPTILEARDDEPPILALTNCRHPVAETLMDNFVPNDVYLNCGPHQEKRTLLLTGPNMGGKSTLLRQAALCVVMAQIGCFVPADSCTLTPVDRIFTRLGAEDFILQGASTFLVELKDVSELMTYGTRRSLAVVDELGRGTSTFDGTAIALASLEHITDQLQCRCLFATHYHLLCYEMQNHPHVVNVHMKAAIDEEQHSLAFLYKLTEGICPKSHGIHVARLAGIDSRILACAEEKSLRLQQEIVRQQRYWRLLGMAQMLEDATPDKLESLFQRKESVLEDLLEEEKAHTADEEEESERSGDKEVDMEG